Proteins encoded together in one Benincasa hispida cultivar B227 chromosome 1, ASM972705v1, whole genome shotgun sequence window:
- the LOC120089310 gene encoding receptor-like protein kinase, giving the protein MQLLSRHFFLLVCFSFPIYVVFGLSSDGLALLSLQSRWTTHTPFLPVWNASDSTPCSWAGIECDQNLRVITFNLSYYGVSGQLGPEIARLTHLRTIDLTTNGFYGEIPYGIGNCSHLEFLDLSLNQFDGEIPQSLTLLRNLTFLNFHDNVLTGAIPDLLFQNLNLQYVYFSENNLNGSIPSNVGNLRQVIHLYLYGNEFSGIIPSSIGNCSQLQDLYLDHNQLVGILPNSLNNLDNLVNLGVSHNNLEGPVPLGSSSCKSLKYIDLSFNGYTGGIPAGLGNCSRLTTLIIVNSSLTGHIPSSFGRLSNLSLLDLSRNQLSGNIPTEFGACKSLKELNLYVNQLKGHIPSELGLLSGLETLQLFSNRLTGEIPISIWKIASLQHILVYDNNLSGELPLIITELKHLKNISVFNNHFSGVIPQSLGLNSSLVQVEFTNNQFTGQIPPNLCSGKTLRVLNLGLNQFQGNVPSDIGTCLTLQRLILKKNNLTGVLPEFMRNHNLRFLDASENNINGTIPSSLGNCINLTSINFSSNKLKGLIPNGLGNLVNLQSLSLSHNFLEGPLPSSLSNCTELDKFDVGFNLLNGSVPHSLASWKVISTLIIKENRFTGGIPNVLSEFESLSLLDLGGNLFGGEIPSSIGALKNLFYSLNLSNNGLTGQLPSELASLVMLQELDISHNILTGSLTVLGELSSTLIELNISDNFFTGPVPQTLMKLLNSHPSSFFGNPGLCIICDEIAGLSCNRNNSINPCAAHSNSRGSSRLGNVQIAMVALGSSLFIILLLLGLVYKFVYSRRNKKNIETAAEVGTTSLLEKVMEATDNLDERFIIGRGAHGVVYKVSLDSNRTFAVKKLTFVGRKGGNQNMVKEIRTVGNIKHRNLITLEDFWLGKDHGLLLYRYYPNGSLYDVLHEMNPAPTLTWKLRYDIAIGIAHGLAYLHYDCDPPIIHRDIKPQNILLDSEMEPHIADFGLAKLLDQTSESATSSSFAGTIGYIAPENAFSAAKSKASDVYSYGVVLLELVTGKKPSDPSFMEVGNIMAWIRSFWNETDEIDRIVDPRLVEDLINFDHREQMKQVLHVALRCTEKEPNKRPTMRDIVNHLIDSKTSHYRKCD; this is encoded by the exons ATGCAGCTTCTTTCCCGCCATTTCTTCCTCCTGGTATGCTTCTCTTTCCCTATCTACGTCGTTTTTGGTTTAAGCTCAGATGGGTTGGCTTTATTGTCTCTTCAAAGCCGCTGGACTACCCACACCCCTTTTCTCCCTGTTTGGAATGCTTCTGATTCCACTCCCTGTTCTTGGGCTGGGATTGAATGTGATCAAAACCTTCGTGTCATCACCTTCAATCTCTCTTATTATGGGGTTTCGGGTCAGCTTGGACCCGAAATTGCACGTTTGACCCACTTACGTACCATTGATTTGACCACCAATGGTTTCTATGGTGAAATTCCTTATGGGATAGGTAACTGCAGCCATTTAGAGTTCTTGGATCTCTCCCTGAACCAATTTGATGGAGAAATTCCTCAGTCATTAACGCTCCTTAGGAACTTGACGTTTTTGAATTTCCATGACAATGTTCTAACTGGTGCAATACCCGACTTGTTATTTCAAAATCTTAATTTGCAGTATGTGTATTTTAGTGAAAACAATCTCAACGGTTCTATCCCTTCAAATGTGGGGAATTTGAGGCAAGTAATTCATTTGTATCTGTATGGAAATGAGTTTTCTGGTATCATACCTTCTTCCATAGGGAATTGTAGCCAATTGCAGGATCTTTATTTGGATCACAACCAGTTGGTGGGAATATTGCCCAATAGTCTTAACAATCTTGATAATCTTGTTAATCTGGGTGTAAGCCACAACAATCTTGAGGGTCCGGTTCCTTTGGGTTCAAGCAGTTGCAAGAGTCTAAAATATATAGATTTATCTTTCAATGGTTATACAGGAGGCATACCAGCTGGGCTAGGCAACTGTAGTCGCCTAACAACCTTAATCATTGTCAATTCAAGTCTGACAGGTCATATTCCTTCCTCCTTTGGCCGTCTAAGTAACCTTTCTCTTCTTGATCTCTCTAGAAATCAACTATCTGGTAATATACCTACCGAATTCGGGGCTTGCAAATCCTTGAAAGAACTGAATCTGTACGTCAACCAACTTAAGGGACATATCCCTAGTGAATTAGGTTTGCTAAGTGGTTTAGAGACCCTTCAATTGTTTTCGAACCGATTGACTGGTGAGATTCCAATTAGCATCTGGAAGATCGCAAGTCTCCAACATATTCTTGTGTACGACAACAATCTTTCTGGGGAACTGCCCTTGATAATAACTGAACTGAAGCACCTCAAAAATATTTCTGTGTTCAACAACCATTTTTCTGGTGTCATACCTCAAAGTTTGGGACTTAACAGTAGCTTAGTGCAAGTGGAGTTCACCAATAACCAGTTCACTGGTCAAATTCCACCTAATTTATGCTCTGGAAAGACATTAAGGGTGTTAAACTTAGGTTTGAACCAATTTCAAGGAAACGTACCTTCCGATATAGGAACTTGTTTGACTCTTCagagattgattttgaaaaagaataatCTAACAGGGGTTCTGCCGGAATTTATGAGAAATCACAATCTTCGATTCCTGGATGCCAGTGAAAATAACATCAATGGAACAATTCCCTCAAGTTTGGGAAATTGCATCAATCTCACGTCCATTAATTTTTCCAGCAACAAACTTAAAGGCCTTATACCTAATGGGTTGGGAAATCTTGTAAATCTTCAAAGTTTGAGTTTGTCTCACAACTTCTTGGAAGGACCTTTGCCATCTTCCCTCTCAAATTGTACCGAACTTGATAAGTTTGACGTAGGATTCAATTTATTGAATGGTTCTGTACCTCATAGTTTGGCCAGCTGGAAAGTTATATCCACATTGATAATAAAAGAGAATCGATTTACGGGAGGCATCCCCAATGTATTATCAGAATTTGAAAGCCTTTCACTGCTAGATCTTGGTGGCAATTTGTTTGGAGGTGAAATCCCTTCATCTATTGGAGCTTTGAAGAATTTGTTTTATTCCCTGAATCTTAGTAACAATGGGTTAACTGGCCAACTACCTTCTGAGCTAGCGAGTTTGGTCATGCTACAGGAGTTGGATATATCTCACAATATTTTGACTGGAAGTTTAACTGTTCTTGGCGAACTAAGTTCAACATTAATTGAGCTTAACATTTCAGATAATTTCTTCACGGGTCCTGTGCCACAAACATTAATGAAGTTACTGAATTCTCATCCCTCATCGTTCTTCGGTAACCCTGGGCTGTGCATTATCTGTGATGAAATAGCTGGCTTAAGTTGCAATAGAAATAATAGTATCAATCCTTGTGCTGCTCATTCAAACTCCCGTGGTAGCTCTCGTCTTGGAAATGTACAGATTGCAATGGTAGCTCTCGGATCCTCACTGTTTATTATTCTTCTGCTTCTTGGGTTGGTTTATAAGTTTGTTTATAGcagaagaaacaagaaaaacatTGAAACTGCTGCTGAAGTAGGAACAACTTCCTTGCTTGAAAAGGTAATGGAGGCCACTGATAATCTAGATGAGCGTTTCATCATTGGGAGAGGAGCACATGGAGTTGTTTATAAGGTCTCCCTGGATTCAAATAGAACATTTGCAGTAAAGAAGCTTACATTTGTAGGACGTAAAGGGGGAAATCAGAATATGgttaaagaaattagaactgTTGGCAACATCAAGCACCGAAACTTGATCACTTTGGAAGACTTTTGGTTAGGAAAAGACCATGGTCTATTGCTTTACAGATACTATCCAAATGGGAGCCTTTATGATGTGTTGCATGAGATGAATCCAGCTCCAACTCTAACATGGAAACTTCGCTATGACATAGCAATCGGTATTGCTCATGGATTGGCGTATCTCCATTACGATTGTGATCCTCCCATAATACACCGAGACATCAAACCACAGAATATACTTCTAGATTCGGAGATGGAGCCTCATATCGCCGATTTTGGTCTTGCAAAGCTGTTGGATCAAACTTCTGAATCAGCAACTTCATCTTCTTTTGCGGGTACAATTGGCTACATTGCACCAG AGAATGCGTTTTCAGCAGCAAAGAGCAAAGCCTCAGATGTATACAGTTATGGGGTGGTTTTACTCGAGCTGGTAACGGGAAAGAAGCCATCAGATCCATCATTTATGGAGGTCGGGAATATCATGGCTTGGATTCGGTCGTTTTGGAACGAGACAGATGAAATAGATAGAATTGTTGATCCAAGGCTTGTGGAAGACCTTATTAATTTTGATCATAGAGAGCAGATGAAGCAGGTGCTTCATGTGGCTTTGAGATGCACAGAAAAGGAGCCTAATAAGAGACCTACAATGAGAGATATTGTCAACCACTTGATCGATTCAAAGACGAGTCATTACAGGAAATGTGACTAA